The proteins below come from a single Candidatus Hydrogenedens sp. genomic window:
- the nadC gene encoding carboxylating nicotinate-nucleotide diphosphorylase, giving the protein MYCPIDKDELLYLTLQEDIGLGDKTTDAIVPPEARCKVKLVAKADGILSGLDVFRRLYEISGADITNWKDLPDGSHIKKGQVIVTFEGYARPVLTTERVSLNFLKHLSGIATLTSKFVERVKDLPVRICHTRKTMPLLRAMEIEAVVHGGGHRHRFNLSDGILIKENHLEVAGDIATAIKQIRERVSHLERIEVEVNTLKQVKEALQSGADAILLDNMNLEEIKSAVKEAKGYPVLLEASGNITLERVRPIAETGVHIISVGAITHSVTALDISLLIEKV; this is encoded by the coding sequence ATGTATTGCCCAATTGACAAAGATGAACTCCTTTACCTTACATTGCAGGAAGACATTGGTCTTGGCGACAAAACAACAGATGCTATTGTTCCACCAGAAGCGAGATGTAAGGTAAAATTAGTTGCCAAAGCAGATGGTATTTTAAGTGGTTTGGATGTGTTCCGTCGGCTATATGAAATCAGTGGAGCAGACATAACCAATTGGAAAGACCTTCCTGATGGTAGTCATATTAAAAAAGGACAGGTCATCGTTACGTTCGAGGGTTATGCCCGTCCAGTCCTAACAACGGAACGTGTCTCATTGAATTTTTTGAAACATCTATCGGGTATTGCCACACTTACATCAAAATTTGTGGAACGAGTGAAAGATTTGCCTGTGCGGATTTGTCATACTCGCAAAACGATGCCTCTTCTTCGGGCGATGGAAATTGAGGCGGTAGTACATGGGGGTGGACATCGACATCGTTTTAATCTTTCTGATGGCATTCTTATTAAAGAGAATCATCTTGAAGTTGCGGGCGATATTGCTACAGCTATCAAGCAAATTCGTGAGCGGGTATCTCATTTAGAGCGGATTGAGGTAGAGGTGAACACATTAAAGCAGGTTAAAGAAGCCCTTCAATCTGGGGCAGATGCTATCCTGTTGGATAATATGAATTTAGAAGAAATAAAGTCCGCTGTAAAAGAAGCCAAAGGCTATCCTGTATTGTTGGAAGCCAGTGGCAATATTACGTTAGAACGGGTACGACCCATTGCAGAGACAGGCGTGCATATTATTTCGGTAGGAGCCATAACACACTCCGTTACTGCATTGGATATTTCATTATTGATAGAAAAAGTGTAA
- a CDS encoding type III pantothenate kinase codes for MLLVIDVGNSNIVIGIYQKEKLIQHWRVVTSNYRTGDEFHLLLTMLFYSTNIKPSQIRGCCISSVVPDVNPALIHLCERAFGFEPLMVEPGIRTGIVLQCDNPKEVGADRIVNAVAAVEEYGGPLVIVDFGTATTFDVVTAKAEWLGGVIVPGIQLSADALFEHCAKLPRVDISIPHSVIGRDTVNNIRAGLTFGYADLVDGLIKRIRDELEAPAQAVATGGLAPTIAQISKNIDIVDPLLTLKGLKIIFEKNTRGNA; via the coding sequence ATGCTTTTAGTGATTGATGTTGGAAACTCAAATATTGTTATCGGTATCTATCAAAAAGAAAAGTTAATCCAACATTGGCGGGTTGTAACCTCAAACTATCGAACAGGTGACGAGTTCCATCTTCTTCTCACGATGCTATTCTATTCCACCAATATTAAGCCTTCCCAGATACGAGGCTGTTGCATATCCAGTGTTGTGCCAGATGTTAACCCAGCGTTAATTCATCTTTGTGAACGTGCATTCGGTTTCGAACCGCTAATGGTTGAGCCTGGCATCCGCACAGGCATTGTCCTCCAATGTGATAATCCAAAAGAGGTGGGTGCAGATAGAATAGTGAATGCTGTGGCTGCGGTAGAAGAATATGGTGGACCTCTCGTCATTGTTGATTTTGGAACAGCCACAACTTTCGACGTAGTCACTGCAAAAGCGGAATGGTTAGGTGGGGTTATTGTTCCAGGTATTCAGCTTTCTGCTGATGCATTGTTTGAGCACTGTGCCAAATTACCACGAGTAGATATCTCAATTCCACATTCTGTTATTGGGAGGGATACTGTTAATAATATTCGTGCTGGATTGACCTTTGGTTATGCAGACCTTGTTGATGGGCTTATCAAACGGATACGGGATGAATTGGAAGCACCTGCACAAGCAGTGGCAACAGGCGGTTTAGCACCTACCATTGCACAGATTTCTAAAAATATTGATATTGTCGACCCACTGCTAACTCTAAAAGGGTTGAAAATTATCTTTGAAAAAAATACACGGGGCAACGCATAA